From one Papilio machaon chromosome 16, ilPapMach1.1, whole genome shotgun sequence genomic stretch:
- the LOC123721818 gene encoding glutamate receptor 1-like has protein sequence MANVIQDSNTTQYHLEDRLEGQHDAIAKMSWMVVKLAFEMLNATPQYIFSHRWGYKQNGRWSGMIDDILNGRADLGTNCAIYTERLDVVTYTDNIAPFKVGFIYRQPPLSYVANIFTLPFSTEVWLAIAACVSFSTVTLYISSKWETKYGRTQLDGNVSDAILVTVSAFSQQGCTLEPRKASGRIMLWVVFSTLMLLYAAYSANIVVLLQAPSSAIRTLTQLSRSKLTLAGNDVDYNHFVFGMYSDPVRVEITKKVKPAKGLAHFYEINKGVEKIRQGLFAFHSIVEPVYRRVEQTFLEMEKCDLVEVDFMMGFDPSVPVKKNSPYLELLRVCFKQIRESGLRSALNKRHQVQKPQCSQKVSAFSSVGLRDLRQVLFLMPYGIVISIIILVIENIYYRM, from the exons ATGGCCAATGTTATACAAGACAGCAACACCACGCAATACCATTTGGAGGATCGatt AGAGGGACAGCATGATGCAATAGCTAAGATGTCGTGGATGGTCGTGAAGCTCGCTTTTGAGATGCTTAATGCCACTCCGCAGTACATTTTCAGTCACCGCTGGGGTTACAAACAAAATGGCCGCTGGTCCGGCATGATTGACGACATACTCAATGGTAGAGCTGATTtag GTACCAACTGCGCGATATACACTGAGCGTTTAGACGTGGTCACTTACACTGATAATATTGCCCCCTTTAAAGTCGGCTTCATCTACCGCCAGCCTCCTCTCTCCTACGTCGCGAATATCTTTACCCTGCCCTTCTCCACCGAAGTGTGGCTGGCCATTGCTGCCTGCGTATCCTTCTCTACAGTCACACTGTATATCTCCAGTAAGTGGGAGACAAAGTATGGCAgg ACACAACTTGATGGTAATGTTAGCGATGCGATTCTTGTTACTGTTAGCGCGTTCAGTCAACAAGGATGCACTCTTGAGCCAAGGAAAGCTTCGG GTCGCATTATGCTCTGGGTGGTGTTTTCTACACTAATGTTGCTTTACGCAGCGTATTCAGCCAACATCGTCGTTCTGCTTCAAGCACCTTCAAGCGCTATAAGGACATTGACACAGTTATCGCGTTCAAAATTAACACTAGCTGGTAACGATGTCGATTACAACCATTTTGTTTTTGGt ATGTACTCGGACCCAGTAAGAGTCGAAATCACAAAGAAAGTAAAGCCCGCGAAAGGTCTGGCACATTTTTACGAAATTAATAAGGGTGTGGAAAAAATTCGACAG GGCTTATTTGCATTCCATTCTATTGTGGAGCCAGTTTACCGTCGTGTGGAACAGACATTTCTTGAAATGGAGAAGTGCGATCTTGTGGAGGTTGACTTTATGATGGGATTTGACCCCTCTGTGCCTGTTAAGAAGAATTCGCCATATTTAGAGCTATTGAGAGTGTG TTTTAAACAGATTCGTGAGTCGGGTCTACGATCAGCTCTGAACAAGCGTCACCAAGTGCAGAAACCTCAGTGCTCTCAGAAAGTGTCAGCGTTCAGCAGCGTTGGTCTCCGTGATCTTCGACAAGTCTTGTTTCTGATGCCGTACGGAATTGtgatttctattattatacttgttattgaaaatatatattacaggATGTAA
- the LOC106716478 gene encoding probable glutamate receptor, translating to MNLLIIILLFSVAINSILSKAKDVGQTINMMVSFLTLDNRPTSLLIPNLCWSQYELKMLAKAVSKVGISWANSLQPNRMESFLQHNVIVADLSCNATYQFLNTANNQGYFKSPYRWLLLGTTDVDPSNTLQDLNMLVDSDVVVATNVGEGNFLLTEVYKISEKSEMILATRAIWRQAKNNGYDTSSHFLIKGSNHNETNRNLSELINRNDGKKVNALAKILDNNGVMEDYRNTKVLSIRRRNLRKHPLTMANVITDSNETRRHLDDRLQLHQDSITKMSYAIVKICFQMLNATENLIFTHTWGYRDKNGNWQGIIDHLLKKEADLGTLTIFTQERMEIIDYIAMAGSTAVRFVFREPPLALLSNIFTLPFTGAVWIAVSICILACALFLYIASKWEASVATHPTQLGGTWADVFILILGAVLQQGCTLEPRYAAGRCVTLLLFLALTILYSAYSANIVVLLRAPSSSVRTLPDLLNSPLKLGASDFEYNRYFFKKLNEPIRKAIYNKKIAPKGKKPNFYSMKEGVEKIRKGLFAFHMELNPGYRLIQETYQEDEKCDLVEIDYINEIDPWIPGQKRSPFKDLFKINFIKIRETGIQANNQHRLQVSRPRCSGTLSAFSSVGLTDMKPAVLAAVYGLVLALAVLLIEIAHKQL from the exons ATGAACTTGcttataatcattttattatttagtgtaGCTATTAATTCTATATTATCAAAAGCAAAAGACGTTGGACAAACCATAAATATGATGGTATCGTTTTTAACTCTAGATAATCGACCAACATCTCTCTTGATACCAAATTTGTGTTGGAGTCAGT ATGAACTAAAAATGTTGGCTAAAGCAGTATCAAAAGTTGGCATAAGTTGGGCCAATTCTCTGCAACCGAATAGAATGGAAAGCTTTCTGCAACATAATGTTATTGTAGCAGATTTATCGTGTAATGCAACATATCAATTCTTGAATACA gCAAACAATCAAGGATATTTTAAGTCTCCATATCGATGGCTGTTACTAGGTACCACAGATGTAGACCCTTCCAATACCCTGCAAGATCTGAACATGCTTGTCGATAGCGATGTAGTGGTTGCTACTAACGTGGGTGAAGGAAACTTTCTTCTAACTGAAG TCTATAAAATTTCGGAAAAATCTGAAATGATTTTAGCAACCAGAGCTATTTGGCGGCAAGCCAAAAATAATGGATACGATACTTCTAGTCATTTTCTTATCAAAGGAAGCAACCATAACGAAACGAATAGAAATTTATCGGAacttataaatagaaatgacGGTAAAAAAGTCAACGCACTTGCAAAAATCTTAGATAATAACGGGGTTATGGAAGATTATAGGAACACTAAAGTGCTCTCAATTAGACGTCGTAATCTGAGAAAACATCCTCTTACAATGGCCAATGTCATTACAGATAGCAATGAAACAAGGCGCCATTTGGATGATAGATT acaaCTGCATCAAgattcaataacaaaaatgtcgTATGCAAtcgtaaaaatatgtttccaAATGTTGAATGCTACAGAGAACTTGATATTCACTCACACGTGGGGTTACAGAGACAAGAATGGTAACTGGCAGGGCATCATAGATCATTTGCTTAAGAAAGAAGCGGATTTgg GAACTTTAACGATCTTCACACAAGAGAGGATGGAAATCATCGACTACATAGCTATGGCGGGCTCTACTGCTGTCAGATTTGTCTTCCGCGAACCACCTCTGGCTCTCTTGTCTAATATCTTCACACTTCCGTTCACTGGAGCTGTCTGGATAGCTGTCTCCATCTGTATATTAGCATgcgctttatttttatacatcgCGTCTAAATGGGAAGCCAGTGTTGCTACG CACCCGACGCAGCTTGGCGGCACGTGGGCGGACGTGTTCATATTGATCCTGGGCGCCGTGTTACAGCAAGGGTGCACGCTAGAACCAAGATATGCTGCTG GTAGGTGTGTGACCCTCCTCCTATTCCTAGCACTTACAATCCTATACTCCGCGTACTCCGCCAACATTGTGGTGCTGCTGCGAGCTCCCAGCTCCTCGGTAAGGACTCTACCGGACCTCCTCAACTCACCATTGAAGCTTGGCGCCagtgattttgaatataatagATATTTCTTCAAG AAATTAAATGAACCAATACGAAAAGCTATTTACAATAAGAAAATAGCTCCGAAAGGAAAGAAGCCTAACTTTTATAGTATGAAAGAAGGCGTCgagaaaataagaaaa GGGCTGTTCGCATTCCACATGGAGCTGAATCCTGGATACAGACTGATACAAGAAACTTACCAAGAAGATGAGAAATGTGACCTCGTGGAGATTGACTACATTAACGAGATCGACCCATGGATACCGGGACAGAAGAGATCACCTTTTAaggatttgtttaaaataaa TTTCATAAAGATCAGGGAGACGGGCATCCAGGCGAACAATCAGCATCGCCTGCAGGTGTCTCGACCGCGGTGTTCAGGCACGCTCTCGGCGTTCAGCAGTGTCGGTTTGACCGACATGAAACCGGCGGTACTCGCCGCAGTTTACGGCCTGGTACTCGCGCTTGCGGTGTTACTCATTGAAATCGCACATAAACAATTGTAA